In the genome of Abyssalbus ytuae, the window AGCATAAAAGATTCTTCAATAAGTTGCCTGCACAAAACAATATTTCTGTCCAGCAAAAATTGTTTTTCTTCGCTACTTAACAAAGTTGATACTGTAACCGGATATAATCCTACCCTGTCTATCCTGTCTTTCAGGGCATTTCCTTTAGGGTAATCCCAGCTTAACAAGTGTAATCCTGCACAATTGCCATATTTAACGGCATCAACAGTAAATCGTGTGTTTGTTACTACCCAACCCTCGGTAAGAGGTTTATTTGAGTTGATTCCATTCCATTTTTGTTTAACATCTATGTACCTGGAATTTATGTAAAGAGGTACTTTTACATTACAATTGCGGCCCTCTTCACTATGAAATTTACATTCTACCAATATAAATTCACTGTGTTTTTCGGCCAGTACATCTACTTCATGTGATACGCAAAGCCCGTTAAGTATTTTACCAATCTCTACCTTGTAACCGGAATATTTTAATATGGCTCCTATAAACTTTTCAAACGGAAAACCCGTAGGCCCTAAATTATAAATAGCCTTCTTTAAACTATATCGTGAAGCAAGAAATGTTTCTTTACCTTTTAATAAAGCATAGGCCCTGTTATATATTTCTTTGGTTGAAATGCCCTGATACAATTCGTCCCTGACAATGTCTAAAATATGATTAATGGTTTTTTCGTCGGCACCTGCTCTTTTTAAAGATCCCCTTAACTTATCAAAGGAAAATTTCACTCTTTTACCTGATGATTTAACAATCTCAACATCTTTGTTTGCCATACATCTAATTTAATTTAATGATGCATTACCAACAAAGGTATTTTTGTATAAAATCCTACATTTTTTAAAACGGGTACCTTTATCAATCTTTCAAAAAAACTATGCTTTCTGTTTACCAAAGCTATGATATTAGCATTTACACTTTCTACAAAGCATCTTATACCCAAAGCGGGATCCATATTACTTATTGAATGAAATGAATGTTTAACCTTTTTTAAATCGTCCTCAAGCAATTCTTTATTTTTAAGTTGTTCTTCACTCAATTTATCTTCTTCTTTAATGTGTAACACATGGATGGTAGAGTCAAACATTCTTACTATTTCCAGGAGAGATTGTAATTCTTTTTTTTTGTAAGCGTATTCATAGGATGCGGGAAATACAACTTTTTTAATTTTAACTTCCCGGGTTTGTTCGGGGATAACTAATACAGGACATCCGGTTACTTTTTGCATAACATCTATGGCATTACTGCCAAAATACACACTTCTGGATCCGGTAGCGCCTTTAGTTCCCATTATGATCATATCAATAGACCGGGACTCTACTACATTAGTAACAGCATCGAGCAAAAAATTATTGATTGACAATACTTCAAAAGAATGTTTTACATTAGGATGCATGTCTGCTATCTTGTTTACTACATCTTTTAAAGCTTCCTGCGATTCATCATAAGCTTCTTTATAAGCCGGGTTACCCTTATCCGGTGCCATAAGATTTGTTGTAGTATAAGTGTCTATGTGAAATGTATTAAGTAAGTAAAATTCACATTCAAAATCTTTAAAAAGCTCTGTCGCATAGAAAATAGCGTTCCATGCATTTTCTGAGAAATCGGTAGGTAATAAAATACGTTTCATTTTTATTGTTTTTTGACTGATTTTTATGACTTCTATATATACCAATAAGTTTTAAATAATAAATGTTCCCCTTATTTCAGTTTTACAAAAACTTAATAACAGCGTTCACTGTTAACATACAAATATTTTTATCCTCTCAGCCTTCCTGTATCTTTCATAACTAAAAACGGAATTTTTATTTTGAAACCAATTTTTTCAATATTCTGCCTTAAAAGGAGCCGCTCTAACAGTGAATGTTTTCTGTTCATCATGGCTAGCATATCAGTAGGATGATTTTCTAAATAATGATCTATAGCCAATGATAAATTTTTATCCTTAAGCTTTATGAAATTATGATTAACTCCTTCACAACATTCATCAATAAATTCTTTGTTTTTTATCTGATTTACAGATAGTTTATTTTCTTCTTCCATATGCATTACTGTTATTTGTGCATTGTTAGCGGTGGCCAGGTGTAATAACATTTTAATTTCCCTTCTTTTATAAAACACCAGATAGTCTGATGCAAATAATATTTCCATAATTTCCCTGAACCTGAAATTTTCCGGTATTGCCAAAACCGGACAGGAAGCTTTTCTCATAACAAACACCGTATTGGTTCCGAACAAAATACTTTTTGCACCGGTGGCTCCTTTGGTTCCCATAATAATCAAATCTATGTCTTCATCTTCAACAATGTCATTTATTTCATCAGTTAAAATATTAAAAGCCGAGATTGTTTTATAAGTATGTTTCGGGTTGGAATAATCCCTTAGGAGTTCGTCTATTAATTTTGCAAGGTTAGAATCGGCTTCTTTTTTTATATCAGCTTCTATTTTTTTAAAATCATTGCCTGCTACGGTTAAATAGTCAATCCCTAAATATGGGATAGTATAGGTATGAAGAAAAAAGAATTTGCACTCTTCACTTTTAAAAAGTTCCAATGCATAATCAATAGCATTACGGGCATTATCAGAAAAGTCGGTTGGTATTAAAATTCTTTTCATTTTATTATTTTTTCTGTTCTAATTTAATTTTTAGACCAGATGAAAACAATGACATAAATCATTATAACTAACTAAAAACTAAATAGATAATAACAATAAAATGATTATTATCATTCTTTTAATCAAAAAATTATAAGAGTTTTATTACTCTAAAATAAAAAGTGATGGCACTTAATTTTAATGAATTTGCAAAAGAGGGAAATACTTTCATGAAGGAGTATACTAAAAAATTAAATCTCCTGGACAACACTCAAAAAGGGGGAAGAATACTATCTTCAATATTACATGCTCTCAGGGAAATCATATCGGTAGATGAATCGTTGCAATTAATATCTCAATTTCCTATGTTTTTGAAAGCGGTTTATGTGAACGGCTGGACAGGTAAAAACAAAAAGAGGCGGGTTAAAAATATGGAAGATTTTATCCGGTTGATTAAAGAATATAATGGGGTTACTGCAGAATATGATTTTGGCGATGATGATAGTACCGAGAATTATATTTATTCTACTTTTATGATGTTGAGAAAATATGTTTCATTGGGAGAGTTGGAAGATATCAGAACAGAATTGCCAAAAGATTTAAAATCCATGGTTTATCACAATGTAATGTTCTAGCAATAATTTTTAAGCTTCTGAAGGACTTTTATTTAACTATAAAAAATTACGGAGCTTATAAACATATTTACTTTTATGTTTTAGTTTGATATTAAGGAAATGAATATCATCATTTTTCATACTTAATTATTTATTTCACTATTTACAAGATGTATTATCATTTCCTTAATATCTTATTTATACAGTTTTCTTCCTGTAACGGATAACAAACGAAACTTAATTTCCTTAAGAAATAATTTAACAATAAAAAGATTGTTTTTAACACATTAAGATGATGAAAATCATTGTTTTAAGTTTTTAATCAATATAAATTAAAGACTCTTAATCACAAACAATACAGCCATGTCAGTATTAAAAGTAATTGAAATTTTAGGTAACTCAACCAGTAGTTGGGAAGATGCTGTTCAAAATGTAGTGAATGAAGCATCTAAAACTGTAAAAAACATTAAATCAGTTTATATTCAGGATATGCAGGCACAAATAAAGGACAACAAAATATCTGAATATAGGGTAAATGCCAAAGTAACCTTTGGTATTGTAGAAGACTAGCTTTATAAAGCAAACTCAAAATTTTTACCTGTCTGTTATTTTTAAAAATGCTTAATACTTTTTTGAGTTTGCTTTTCTCGCGAAGAACATCCATTAATCAGGGTTATTTTTATTTCCGGGAACAAGAAGTTTAACCTAAACTTTATCAACCTGCGAACTTTGCAAGAATGCAATAGCCTCCTTATCGGACACCGGGTAAAATTCATTATAAAATTGCCCCACTGCCTGAAAATTAGGAGGCGTTAGTAAACATAGTACTTCATGTATGTGAGATGAACTTTCTAATTTTTTTACCGTTGTAGGAGGAGCCACAGGTACTGCTATTACAATTTTTGATGGTTTGCTTTTGGTAATCAATCCTACGGTAGCCAAAATAGTATTACCTGTGGCTATACCATCATCAACAATAATTGCAATTTTCCCTTCTATTTTCTCAGGTGTTTTATTTTGGTAATATTGTTGATACCTATCTTGAAGATTTTGCCTTATCAACTTACTTTCTTCCGTTATATATTGCCGGGATATTTCTTTAGCTGCCTCTCCTAAAACTATATTATCAAGACTCAATGCTCCAATTGCATATTCTTTATTGTAAGGATGACCTATTTTTTTGGTCAATACAATATCAAGAGGTAGATGCAACGTTTTTGCTATTATTGCCCCTAAAGGTAATCCTCCTCTTGGTATGGCCAATACTACTGCTTTTTCATCTTTGTACTTTAACAATTTTTCCGCTAGTAACTTTCCTGCTTGTGCTCTATTGTTAAACATTTTTAAAATGGATTTTATAAATATTTTTTAAACCATTTTTTAGACAATATTGTCATATCTTCTAATTTACGGGGTTCTTCAAATAAATGTGAAGCACCGGGTACTATTTCAATTCTCTTTTCGCATTGTAACTTTTTAAACGCTTCATTATTCAGTTCAATAACCGGAAGATCTAATCCGCCAACAATTAGAAGTGTTGGCGCAGTAACTTCGGAAAGATTGTTCATAGCTAAATCCGGTCTTCCACCCCGTGAAACAATTGCTTTTATGTCCTCTCCCAAATATGCCGCAGCTCTTAAAGCAGATGCCGCCCCGGTACTGGCTCCAAAATAACCAATGTTCATAATTTTTGTTGCACTGTTCTGCTTTATCCATTTTGTTACTTCTATCAACCTTTGGCTCAACAAGTTTATATTAAATCTGTTTTTATAAATTTTATCTTCTTCACGGGTCAATAAATCAAATAATAAGGTTGCTATTTTTTCTTCATTCAAAATCCCGGCTACAAAATTATTTCTGGGACTCAGGTGGCTGCTTCCACTACCATGAGAAAAAATAACTATTCTTTTTGCTCCTTTAGGAATTGTCAAAATTCCGTTTAATCTTATTTCCCCTAACTGTATTGTTAAAGATGTCTGTGTATGTGCCAGCTCAATCATTTTATTCTGTTTGATATTTATTAACAAAATTTTTAAACCTCCCCTACAGTGTTTATCTATGTTTTATAATTATCCAAACATGTATAAAAAAACATTTAAAAACCATGTGTTAGCTATTCAGCTTCAAGCATTTACAAAATACTAAATAATTAATAATCAGACAATTAATAAATGACAGAAATCAGTTATTATTTATATTGTTTATGTTAAACGTAAAAATGTATTTTATTTAGAGGCAAAGTAAATTCTAATCTTGCTTAAGCTACTATTATTAAGTTTACTTGTACAGCATTTGAAGACAAAAAATGTATTTATTATTCTAAAAAAACAGAAGCAGGTAAATAATACCTGCTTCTTCATGAAGTTCTCAATTTTATTTATACTTCTAAATATCCTTTAAACTATTCTTGGCAAAATAAAATTAATCCCCTCAATTAATCTAAACCATCAATTTGCAGTTTAAATTTTTCTTAACTAGAATTCTCTCTATAAAAAATGTTTTAACAATTAATTATAGTGCCAAATTAGTTGTATGGACCATTAAAAAACATGATAAATATCAGTTTTACACTTTTTTTTTAAAATTTAGACATTTTGTGTATTCCATAATACAGAAACAGGCATATAAATATGCCTGTTTCCTCATGGATTATTCAATTCTATTTCATATTCAAGTACTTCTTTTATTATTATCTTATTTCTAAAATAGGTTAAAAAGATTACTTTTTATAAAATAGCACCAAACTTTCCACTTCAGGTATAAATTCCGTTACATAACTTATACCTTATTTTGTTCTCTCTGAATTATTTGTTAAGAACAGCACAAACTAACTAATATTAATCTGGAGCTAAATTAGATACTGCTAATTTTAAAAAATATGACAAATATCAGTTTTTTGGATTTTTCATTATTCATGTAAAACAAAGAAAGGCACTTTTGTATGATAACTTATCTCTTCTACCGTAGGTCTGAATAATATTTGCTGAAAAAAATTAAGATGTTTGGCAACCATGGCAATCATATCTATATCTCTACTTTCCACGAAACACTGAATAGCGGCTTCCAGTTTATTATTGGTTAAGGTATGGAAACTATGGTCTGTTCCTTCAAAATACGACTCTAATAATGTTTTATTTTTAAGCTGTCCCTCATTTAATTCTTCATTGTCTTTAGACACATATACTATTCTTATAGAAGAATTATATAAATGAGCCATTTCCAAAATGGTATCTAAAACATTTATGCTGTAAAAAATGTTATAATCTGTTGGAATGGCAATTTCCCTGGGTTTTACATACTCTGCTTCTTCCGGTATTACCAATACCGGACATTTAACTTTAGTAATAACATCGCCCGTATTGCTGCCTATTACCAATTGCTTAATTCCCGAAGCCCCTTTGGTACCCATAACAATGAGGTCAATATTATTTTCCGAAACATGGCTTCTTATCTCTTCAATGAATAACCCATACACAGCATTTGACACAAAATTATGGCGTGTATTAAAAGGAAGTTGCTGAATTTTTTTTTCTAATTGCTGAAGCTTTGCTTTTGCTTCTTTTACCATTGTTTGCTCGACGGTTTGTGTTGTAAAAACCGAATAATCATCGCTAGCTAAACCAGGAGATACTCTCACAACATTCAATAGAAAAATATTACACGAGTTTTTCTTGTATAAGTTAAGAGCATATTTGATAGCATTCCATGAATTCTCTGAAAAATCAGTAGGTATCAAAATGTTTTTCATAACGATGAATAAAATTTAACATAGCAAATTTGATGATGTTATGAAAAACAAAAAATGACAAAAATCATGTTAACCTTTTTAAAGTAAAAGATTTTTAAGAAGTAAAAGAAAAAATTTTGTGTAAAATGTTAATTTTAATTATTTGATATACAGCATATTATCAATTCATTTTTTGTAGTTTATCAATTTGTAAAAGTTTTATATTTCTTCCTTCAATTTCTATTAAGCCTTCTTTTTTAAGCTCTGATAATGTTCTTATAAGACTTTCGGTAGCTATACCAGCAACACTAGCAAGATCGCTCCTTGAAATTTTTATGCATTCGTCAGGTTTAGTACGGAGTTTATCAGCAAACTGGAGTATAGTGGCAGCAGTTTTTTTCCTTACCGAACCATATGCCATTTGTAATAACTGATCTTTTATATCCGATATATTATCTGTTAGTAATTCAATAAGCTCCAAGGTAACTTTATGATTTTTTTCCAGAATATCCTTTAACTGATCTTTTGCTATGGCATATACCGTGGTCTGTTTTACTGCGGTAGCCGACTCCTGATAGGGACTGTTAGTAGTGAATGAACTATATCCAAAAAAATCGTCTTCTTTATACAATGCGGTAATTAACTCTTTCCCAAACTCATCAAGTTTGTGATTTTTTACTACTCCTTTTTCTATCAGAAAAATACAATTAGCATGATTTCCTTCCTCATAGATATTTTCTCCCTGTTTAAATGACATATGTTCTCCGTTATCAAAGAAAAAGTTTTTGAGCTCATTTAAGTCTCTGATATCTTCCTCATTTTCTTGTTGTTGCTCTGTCTTTTCTTCTCTTTTTTCTTTAAGAATAGCTGCTTTGGCCAAACGACTTTCTATGGCACTTATCAATTCAGATTCTTCAAATGGTTTTGTAAGATAATCATCGGCTCCCAGATTCATCCCTTTTCTTATATCCTGTCTTTCGGTTTTGGCTGATAAAAATATAAACGGTATATATCGGGTTTCCTCACTTTTTGATAATTCTTCCAGTACCCCATAACCATCCATTATGGGCATCATAATATCACATATTATAATATCCGGCTGAAAGTTCAATACTTCGGCTACACCGGCTTTACCATTGGAAGCTGTTCTTACAACATACTCAGATAGTTCTAAAAGTTCGGCCGTATTTTCTCTAACCGCTGTATCATCTTCTATCAATAAAACTTTCTTCATAACTAATTTTGAATTGGTAGTTCAACAACAAAAGTTGTCCCTTCATTTTCTTTACTTGTAAAACTTATTTTTCCGCCTAAACTATCTAAATGACTTTTTACAATATTCAATCCTATTCCGGTACCCTGGTCTAAAAGTGCGTTTTCAGCCCTGAAATATCGCTGAAAAATGTATTTCTGGTCTTTTTCAGGTATTCCTATACCTTCATCGGTTATTTTAAATATTATTTTATCATTATCTAAACTTACCCCTAAATCTATCACTGTATTTTCGGGTGAGTATTTTATAGCATTCCGCACCAAATTTAAGAGAATAAGTTCTAAAATTTTTTCATCCTGACAAATAGAATATTTTTCAATTTCTTCCGGATAATTTATTTTCTGTCCGTATTTAAGTAACATATTGGCATCGTAAATAACCTCATTTACCACTTTACTCACGTTAAAATTAGTAAAATTGTATTTTATTTTCCCGGATTCAAGTTTTTCAACCGACAGAAAGTCGTTTAAAATACCATTCAGGTAATGTACTTTGTTTTTTATAATATCTAAATGTTTTTCCCGCTTTTCCTGTTGTTCGGTAAGCTTATATTTTCCCAATAAAGTAGCAGAAGTAAGTATCCCGCTTAAAGGGGTTTTAAATTCATGGGAAACCAGGGACAAAAACTTTGTTTTTAATTCTCCAAGTTCTTTTTCTTTTTTAAGAGCTTCTTTTATTTTATTTTCAGCTTCAATTCTCCGTTTTACTTCTGTCTCCAGGTTAGTATTTAACTCTTTTAGTTTCTTTACAGTTTTATTAAGTTCACTTGTTCTTTCTTTTACCTTTTCTTCAAGTTGGGTATTTAACTCATGAATTTCTTTCTCGGCTTGTTTTCTATATGTTATGTCAATTACCAGTGCCATAACATATTTTTTACCGTAAACTTCAAAAGGGTTTAATCCAACTTCGACCGGAACCTCCGTTCCGTTTTTTTTCAAACCATAAAGTTCCCTTCCCAGTCCCATTCTTCTTTTTTCACTTTGGCCAAAAAAACTATTAAAGTGGCCGGAATGAGAAGGACGATAATTTGTAGGTATTAAGATATCCAAAGGTTTGTCCCTCATTTCATTTTCTGTATAACCAAAAATAGTAGAAGCAGATGTATTCGTGGCAACAATAGTTTGTTTCTCATCTACTATAATTATAGCTTCAGAAATTGCCTCCGAGAGAATCTCGAAGATATCATTTTTAGATTGAAACACTCCTATGAAGATTTTTTGAATTGGTTGAGGGCATAAATTTACAAATAGATTTTCTTTTTGTATAATAATTAAGCAGCGAAATTAATATGTTTCTCTCAAAAACATATGGTTGTCCTTTTAACCCTTGATAATTATCATTTTACTAACTTAAGATATTGTTTATTTTGAAGAAAAATTTAATAATGAAAAACATATTTTTTTTATCCTTTCTTGTTTGCGTTTCATGTACGAAGAAAGAAGAAAAAATACTTCCTGAAAAAACCAATCTGACCGAATCTGTTTATTCCTCGGTAACAGTACAACCAGACAGTTTATACCAGGTATACTCTGCTGTTTCCGGTATTGTGGATAAAATTTTTGTGGAAGAAGGAGATTTAATTGAAAAATCCCAACCATTATTTCAAATTGTAAACAGTTCTCCTAAATTAAATACGGAAAATGCAAAACTTTCTTTAGAATTGGCTAAAAAAAACTATGCAGGAAATGCGGCTGTTTTAAAAGGCATTGAAGATGAAATTGAAGCGGCGACCCTCAAATTTAAAAATGACTCTGCCAATTATTTCCGACAAAAAAATTTATGGGAACAAAATATAGGCTCGAAGGTACAGTACGACACCCAAAAGCTTAATTACGAATTATCCCAAAACAACCTGAACTTGCTTAAAAGCAAGTATGACAGGACTAAAAACGAATTACTGACCTCTGTTAAACAAGCAGAAAACAATTACAAAACCTCATTGATTAATACCGAAGATTTTACAGTCAACAGTAAGATAGACGGTAAAATGTATGCCATATATAAAAATCCGGGAGAAATAGTTACAACTGTCGAACCACTTGCTTCCGTGGGATGTTCTGATTCTTTTATAATTGAAATGCTGGTTGATGAAGTTGATATTGTAAAAATCCTTCAGGGTCAAAAACTTCTTGTAACACTTGATGCCTATAATAATAAAGTGTTTACGGGTTATGTAAGTAAAATTTACCCGAAAAAAGACGAACGTAATCAAACTTTTACAGTAGATGGTGTGTTTAACCAAACACCCGAAGTATTATATCCCGGTTTATCAGGTGAGGCTAATATTATTATTAAAGAAAAAGAAAATATCCTAACCATACCAAAGGAGTATCTGATTGGTGAAAATAAGGTCAAAACCGAAAATGGCATTGTAGAAATAGAAACCGGGTTGGAGAATATGGACAAAATAGAAATTGTTTCCGGACTCGATGAACATACATACATTTATAAACCAAAACAATGATTAACTGGAAAGTTATAATGGGGATTGCCAAAACACATTTGCTAACAAAAATTAAGCAAAGTGCAACAGCTACCCTAGGGGTAACTTTTGGTATAGGGGCTTACATTACTCTTGTGTGTTTTATGACCGGTTTAAATAAAATGATGGATGACCTGATACTTAACCAAACACCCCATGTTCATATATACAACGAAATAGAACCTTCGGAAAAACAACCCGTGGAATTATATGATGAGCTTAAAAACAGCTTTAAGGTAATACATTCGGTAAAACCTAAATTAAGCCAAAAAAAAATACACAATGCATTTCCTCTTATAAATTACCTTAATAAAAACGACAATGTTCGTGGTGCAATTCCACAAATAAAAGCAACTATATTCTATGTGGCGGGATCTATAGAAATAGGAGGATATTTAACAGGAATACATGTTTTAGATGAAGCAAAATTGTTTAACCTGGATGACTATATTGTAAAAGGTTCGGCCGAAGATCTATACAATAGCGAAAGCGGAATACTGTTAGGAGTTGGAATTGCCAAAAAAATGGCTCTTGATATTGGTGACAGGATACAAATAAGCACAATAACAGGCGAAGTTTTTCCTCTTAAAATTGTAGCGCTATACCAAAGTGGTATTGCAGACATTGATGCAATACAAAGTTTTGCAAACTTAAAAACAGTTCAACGAATTTTAGGAGAGGCTGAAAATTATGTAACGGACATAAATGTGAAGCTTTATGATATAAATGAAGCACTACCCCTGTCAAAAAAAATAGAAAAACAATTTAAACTGAAAGCTATTGATGTAAATACCGCCAATGCACAATTTGAAACCGGCACCATTATAAGAAATCTTATAACATATTCGGTTTCCATAACTTTATTAATTGTAGCAGGTTTTGGTATATATAATATTTTAAATATGCTTATTTATGAGAAAATGAATGACATTGCTATTTTAAAAGCAATAGGATTTTCGGGAGCAGATGTACAATTAATTTTTATGAGTCAGGCTATGATTATTGGTGCTGTAGGAGGTATATTGGGATTATTAATCGGATTAGGTTTGTCACGA includes:
- a CDS encoding efflux RND transporter periplasmic adaptor subunit — encoded protein: MKNIFFLSFLVCVSCTKKEEKILPEKTNLTESVYSSVTVQPDSLYQVYSAVSGIVDKIFVEEGDLIEKSQPLFQIVNSSPKLNTENAKLSLELAKKNYAGNAAVLKGIEDEIEAATLKFKNDSANYFRQKNLWEQNIGSKVQYDTQKLNYELSQNNLNLLKSKYDRTKNELLTSVKQAENNYKTSLINTEDFTVNSKIDGKMYAIYKNPGEIVTTVEPLASVGCSDSFIIEMLVDEVDIVKILQGQKLLVTLDAYNNKVFTGYVSKIYPKKDERNQTFTVDGVFNQTPEVLYPGLSGEANIIIKEKENILTIPKEYLIGENKVKTENGIVEIETGLENMDKIEIVSGLDEHTYIYKPKQ
- a CDS encoding dienelactone hydrolase family protein, with amino-acid sequence MIELAHTQTSLTIQLGEIRLNGILTIPKGAKRIVIFSHGSGSSHLSPRNNFVAGILNEEKIATLLFDLLTREEDKIYKNRFNINLLSQRLIEVTKWIKQNSATKIMNIGYFGASTGAASALRAAAYLGEDIKAIVSRGGRPDLAMNNLSEVTAPTLLIVGGLDLPVIELNNEAFKKLQCEKRIEIVPGASHLFEEPRKLEDMTILSKKWFKKYL
- a CDS encoding universal stress protein, with translation MKRILIPTDFSDNARNAIDYALELFKSEECKFFFLHTYTIPYLGIDYLTVAGNDFKKIEADIKKEADSNLAKLIDELLRDYSNPKHTYKTISAFNILTDEINDIVEDEDIDLIIMGTKGATGAKSILFGTNTVFVMRKASCPVLAIPENFRFREIMEILFASDYLVFYKRREIKMLLHLATANNAQITVMHMEEENKLSVNQIKNKEFIDECCEGVNHNFIKLKDKNLSLAIDHYLENHPTDMLAMMNRKHSLLERLLLRQNIEKIGFKIKIPFLVMKDTGRLRG
- a CDS encoding ABC transporter permease; the protein is MINWKVIMGIAKTHLLTKIKQSATATLGVTFGIGAYITLVCFMTGLNKMMDDLILNQTPHVHIYNEIEPSEKQPVELYDELKNSFKVIHSVKPKLSQKKIHNAFPLINYLNKNDNVRGAIPQIKATIFYVAGSIEIGGYLTGIHVLDEAKLFNLDDYIVKGSAEDLYNSESGILLGVGIAKKMALDIGDRIQISTITGEVFPLKIVALYQSGIADIDAIQSFANLKTVQRILGEAENYVTDINVKLYDINEALPLSKKIEKQFKLKAIDVNTANAQFETGTIIRNLITYSVSITLLIVAGFGIYNILNMLIYEKMNDIAILKAIGFSGADVQLIFMSQAMIIGAVGGILGLLIGLGLSRIIDNIPFATEALPTIKTFPINYNPMFYVIGITFAMISTFFAGYFPSKRAKKIDPVKIIRGQ
- a CDS encoding ATP cone domain-containing protein, whose protein sequence is MANKDVEIVKSSGKRVKFSFDKLRGSLKRAGADEKTINHILDIVRDELYQGISTKEIYNRAYALLKGKETFLASRYSLKKAIYNLGPTGFPFEKFIGAILKYSGYKVEIGKILNGLCVSHEVDVLAEKHSEFILVECKFHSEEGRNCNVKVPLYINSRYIDVKQKWNGINSNKPLTEGWVVTNTRFTVDAVKYGNCAGLHLLSWDYPKGNALKDRIDRVGLYPVTVSTLLSSEEKQFLLDRNIVLCRQLIEESFMLDHLGVSENRKQKIIHEINKLCNL
- a CDS encoding PAS domain-containing sensor histidine kinase, with the translated sequence MFQSKNDIFEILSEAISEAIIIVDEKQTIVATNTSASTIFGYTENEMRDKPLDILIPTNYRPSHSGHFNSFFGQSEKRRMGLGRELYGLKKNGTEVPVEVGLNPFEVYGKKYVMALVIDITYRKQAEKEIHELNTQLEEKVKERTSELNKTVKKLKELNTNLETEVKRRIEAENKIKEALKKEKELGELKTKFLSLVSHEFKTPLSGILTSATLLGKYKLTEQQEKREKHLDIIKNKVHYLNGILNDFLSVEKLESGKIKYNFTNFNVSKVVNEVIYDANMLLKYGQKINYPEEIEKYSICQDEKILELILLNLVRNAIKYSPENTVIDLGVSLDNDKIIFKITDEGIGIPEKDQKYIFQRYFRAENALLDQGTGIGLNIVKSHLDSLGGKISFTSKENEGTTFVVELPIQN
- a CDS encoding dodecin family protein, which produces MSVLKVIEILGNSTSSWEDAVQNVVNEASKTVKNIKSVYIQDMQAQIKDNKISEYRVNAKVTFGIVED
- a CDS encoding response regulator translates to MKKVLLIEDDTAVRENTAELLELSEYVVRTASNGKAGVAEVLNFQPDIIICDIMMPIMDGYGVLEELSKSEETRYIPFIFLSAKTERQDIRKGMNLGADDYLTKPFEESELISAIESRLAKAAILKEKREEKTEQQQENEEDIRDLNELKNFFFDNGEHMSFKQGENIYEEGNHANCIFLIEKGVVKNHKLDEFGKELITALYKEDDFFGYSSFTTNSPYQESATAVKQTTVYAIAKDQLKDILEKNHKVTLELIELLTDNISDIKDQLLQMAYGSVRKKTAATILQFADKLRTKPDECIKISRSDLASVAGIATESLIRTLSELKKEGLIEIEGRNIKLLQIDKLQKMN
- a CDS encoding universal stress protein; the encoded protein is MKNILIPTDFSENSWNAIKYALNLYKKNSCNIFLLNVVRVSPGLASDDYSVFTTQTVEQTMVKEAKAKLQQLEKKIQQLPFNTRHNFVSNAVYGLFIEEIRSHVSENNIDLIVMGTKGASGIKQLVIGSNTGDVITKVKCPVLVIPEEAEYVKPREIAIPTDYNIFYSINVLDTILEMAHLYNSSIRIVYVSKDNEELNEGQLKNKTLLESYFEGTDHSFHTLTNNKLEAAIQCFVESRDIDMIAMVAKHLNFFQQILFRPTVEEISYHTKVPFFVLHE
- a CDS encoding DUF2267 domain-containing protein; translated protein: MALNFNEFAKEGNTFMKEYTKKLNLLDNTQKGGRILSSILHALREIISVDESLQLISQFPMFLKAVYVNGWTGKNKKRRVKNMEDFIRLIKEYNGVTAEYDFGDDDSTENYIYSTFMMLRKYVSLGELEDIRTELPKDLKSMVYHNVMF
- a CDS encoding phosphoribosyltransferase, which translates into the protein MFNNRAQAGKLLAEKLLKYKDEKAVVLAIPRGGLPLGAIIAKTLHLPLDIVLTKKIGHPYNKEYAIGALSLDNIVLGEAAKEISRQYITEESKLIRQNLQDRYQQYYQNKTPEKIEGKIAIIVDDGIATGNTILATVGLITKSKPSKIVIAVPVAPPTTVKKLESSSHIHEVLCLLTPPNFQAVGQFYNEFYPVSDKEAIAFLQSSQVDKV
- a CDS encoding universal stress protein produces the protein MKRILLPTDFSENAWNAIFYATELFKDFECEFYLLNTFHIDTYTTTNLMAPDKGNPAYKEAYDESQEALKDVVNKIADMHPNVKHSFEVLSINNFLLDAVTNVVESRSIDMIIMGTKGATGSRSVYFGSNAIDVMQKVTGCPVLVIPEQTREVKIKKVVFPASYEYAYKKKELQSLLEIVRMFDSTIHVLHIKEEDKLSEEQLKNKELLEDDLKKVKHSFHSISNMDPALGIRCFVESVNANIIALVNRKHSFFERLIKVPVLKNVGFYTKIPLLVMHH